A window from Rhizobium leguminosarum bv. trifolii WSM1325 encodes these proteins:
- a CDS encoding ABC transporter related (PFAM: ABC transporter related; peptidase C39 bacteriocin processing; ABC transporter transmembrane region~SMART: AAA ATPase~KEGG: rec:RHECIAT_PC0000253 putative toxin secretion ABC transporter protein), with product MSGFLHTNLHCLALVARHHGVDLAPERLQHDYAVGNDPVAMRQLLRMAKDAGLRARHLTLDWRSLFQLGEAFPVLAELTNGNWVVIAGAVGSGEDERIRVLDPLASRAEVMMLSEEQFAKAWLGSVILLKRNYRMSDEDRPFGFRWFVPEIIKQRSFFRDVALAAFVLYGLGLTTPIFFQLVIDKVLVHQSYATLTVLTVGIAIALVFDATFTFLRRYLLLYATNRIDIRVATRTFGHLLNLPIALFEHASAGVLVKHMQQTGRIREFLTGRLFLTLLDGVSLLVFVPILLLYSVKLTLVVLGFAALVGLVVMMLVGPFQRRLQALYQAEGDRQALLVETVHGMRTVKSLALEPRQRKVWDDYSAQSISVRFRVDKISTIAQAMTGLLEKLMSVAIIGLGALDVFSGAMTIGALVAFNMLAGRVSGPLVQIVTMVHEYQEVALSVRMLGEIMNQRPEQAGRGRGVRPHLQGRIEFDRVSFRYGPDSAPALDNVSFAIPAGCLFGVVGKSGSGKTTITRLIQGLYQSQEGLVRMDGYDSREIDLVHLRTSIGVVLQDSFLFRGSVRENIAAAKPDASIEEIMEVARIAGAEEFIERLPRGFDTMLEENASNLSGGQKQRLAIARALITDPKLLIFDEATSALDPDSEAIIRDNLSRIAAGRTVIIVSHRLSTLVDADAILVIERGKVADIGRHDQLVSRCMTYRHLWSQQMRQVA from the coding sequence ATGAGTGGTTTTCTGCATACCAACCTGCACTGTCTTGCGCTCGTAGCGCGTCATCACGGCGTCGATCTTGCTCCTGAACGACTGCAGCACGATTATGCCGTCGGCAACGATCCCGTTGCCATGCGGCAGTTGCTGCGCATGGCCAAGGATGCCGGCCTCAGAGCAAGGCATCTGACGCTCGACTGGCGATCCCTGTTCCAACTCGGCGAGGCCTTCCCGGTGCTCGCTGAGCTGACGAACGGCAATTGGGTGGTCATCGCCGGTGCTGTCGGGAGCGGGGAGGATGAGAGAATCCGCGTTCTCGACCCGCTGGCATCACGCGCCGAGGTGATGATGCTCAGCGAAGAGCAGTTCGCCAAGGCCTGGCTCGGATCGGTGATCCTGCTGAAGCGCAACTATCGCATGTCCGATGAGGATCGGCCTTTCGGCTTCCGCTGGTTCGTCCCCGAGATCATCAAGCAGCGCAGCTTCTTCCGCGACGTCGCGCTCGCCGCCTTCGTGCTTTACGGGCTGGGGCTGACCACGCCGATCTTCTTTCAGCTCGTCATCGACAAGGTGCTGGTGCATCAGAGCTATGCGACGCTGACGGTTCTGACGGTGGGCATCGCGATCGCGCTCGTCTTCGACGCGACCTTCACCTTCCTGCGCCGTTATCTGCTGCTTTATGCGACGAACAGGATCGACATCCGCGTCGCGACCCGCACCTTCGGCCATCTGCTCAATCTGCCGATCGCGCTCTTCGAGCATGCCTCGGCCGGCGTTCTCGTCAAGCATATGCAGCAGACTGGGCGCATCCGCGAATTCCTGACCGGCCGGCTGTTTCTTACGCTCCTGGACGGCGTTTCGCTGCTGGTCTTCGTGCCGATCTTGCTTCTCTACAGCGTCAAGCTGACGCTTGTCGTGCTCGGTTTCGCCGCCCTCGTCGGGCTCGTGGTGATGATGCTCGTCGGGCCGTTCCAGCGCCGGTTGCAGGCGCTTTACCAGGCCGAAGGCGACCGGCAGGCATTGCTGGTGGAAACCGTGCACGGCATGCGCACCGTCAAATCGCTGGCGCTGGAGCCGCGCCAGCGCAAGGTGTGGGACGATTATTCGGCCCAGTCGATCTCCGTGCGTTTCCGGGTCGACAAGATCTCGACCATCGCCCAGGCGATGACCGGGCTGCTGGAGAAGCTGATGAGCGTCGCAATCATCGGCCTCGGCGCGCTCGATGTCTTCAGCGGCGCGATGACGATCGGCGCGCTGGTCGCCTTCAACATGCTCGCCGGCCGGGTCTCGGGACCACTGGTGCAGATCGTCACAATGGTGCACGAATATCAGGAAGTCGCGCTCTCCGTGCGCATGCTCGGCGAGATCATGAACCAGCGGCCGGAGCAGGCGGGCCGCGGGCGAGGTGTTCGGCCGCATCTGCAGGGCCGCATCGAATTCGACAGGGTCAGCTTCCGTTACGGCCCGGATAGCGCGCCGGCGCTGGACAATGTCTCTTTCGCCATTCCCGCGGGCTGCCTCTTCGGCGTGGTCGGCAAGAGCGGCTCGGGCAAGACGACGATCACAAGGCTCATCCAGGGGCTCTATCAGAGCCAGGAAGGCCTCGTGCGCATGGATGGCTATGACAGCCGCGAGATCGATCTCGTGCATCTGAGAACGAGCATCGGCGTCGTGTTGCAGGATAGTTTCCTGTTTCGCGGCTCGGTGCGCGAGAATATTGCCGCCGCCAAGCCCGATGCCAGCATCGAAGAGATCATGGAAGTCGCCCGCATCGCCGGCGCCGAGGAGTTCATCGAGCGCCTGCCGCGCGGCTTTGACACGATGCTGGAGGAAAACGCCTCCAACCTGTCAGGTGGCCAGAAGCAGCGGCTTGCCATTGCCCGCGCGCTTATCACCGATCCGAAGCTGTTGATCTTCGACGAGGCGACGAGCGCGCTCGACCCCGACAGTGAGGCGATCATCCGCGATAATCTGAGCCGCATCGCCGCCGGCCGCACCGTCATCATTGTCTCGCACCGGCTTTCGACGCTCGTCGATGCCGATGCCATTCTCGTCATCGAGCGTGGCAAGGTCGCCGATATCGGCCGGCATGATCAGCTCGTATCGCGCTGCATGACCTATCGTCACCTGTGGTCCCAGCAGATGAGGCAGGTCGCATGA
- a CDS encoding cobalamin synthesis protein P47K (PFAM: cobalamin synthesis protein P47K; cobalamin synthesis CobW domain protein~KEGG: ret:RHE_CH01373 P47K family cobalamin synthesis protein) produces the protein MTVAPNALIQGMLINSIDRLPVTVLSGFLGAGKTTLLSHVLTNREGLRVAVIVNDMSEVNIDASLIRDGGCNLSHTTETLIELSNGCICCTLRNDLLTEVRRLAEEGRYDYLLIEGTGIAEPCPIAATFSFRDENGVSLSDFAKLDTMVTVVDATSLLADYTSADLLRDRGLQRDSEDRRTLIDLLVDQIEFADVVVINKISDATEEIRAEVRKTVAALNPDARQVETDFGKVSLATVLSTGLFDEAKAAAHPLWHKELYNPGDHVPETEEYGVSSFVYRTRRPFDPKRFRAFLDEPWPGVIRAKGHFWLATRPRHVGLMSVAGVQRRCEPMGLWWAAVPRQDWPSHQQFRQHLESRWDSAWGDRRQELVFIGVDMDETGVRTALDDCLASSDPRDWSALEDPFPTW, from the coding sequence ATGACAGTCGCTCCGAATGCCCTCATTCAAGGGATGCTGATAAACAGCATCGACCGGCTGCCGGTGACGGTGCTCTCGGGTTTTCTCGGCGCCGGCAAGACGACGCTTCTCAGCCACGTGTTGACCAATCGCGAGGGCCTGCGGGTCGCGGTCATCGTCAACGATATGAGCGAAGTGAATATAGACGCTAGTCTTATTCGAGACGGCGGCTGTAACCTGTCGCATACGACGGAGACGTTGATCGAGCTCAGCAATGGCTGCATATGCTGCACCCTGCGCAACGATCTCCTGACGGAAGTGCGGCGACTGGCCGAAGAGGGGCGATACGACTATCTGTTGATAGAGGGGACCGGCATTGCGGAGCCATGCCCTATCGCGGCAACCTTTTCATTCCGCGACGAAAACGGTGTTTCGCTCTCCGATTTTGCGAAACTCGACACGATGGTGACCGTCGTCGACGCCACAAGCCTCTTGGCCGACTACACCAGCGCTGATCTGCTTCGCGATCGCGGCCTGCAGCGCGACAGCGAGGATCGGCGGACGCTTATCGACCTGTTGGTGGACCAGATCGAGTTTGCCGATGTTGTCGTGATCAACAAGATCTCCGATGCGACCGAGGAGATCCGCGCGGAAGTCCGCAAGACGGTGGCTGCACTCAACCCGGATGCCCGCCAGGTGGAGACGGACTTCGGCAAGGTTTCTCTTGCAACCGTCCTCAGTACAGGCCTCTTCGATGAAGCAAAAGCCGCCGCTCACCCGTTGTGGCACAAGGAACTGTACAATCCGGGCGATCATGTTCCGGAGACGGAGGAATATGGGGTATCGAGCTTTGTCTATCGCACGAGACGTCCCTTCGACCCCAAGCGGTTTCGAGCATTCCTGGACGAGCCCTGGCCGGGGGTAATCCGCGCCAAAGGCCATTTCTGGCTTGCCACGCGCCCGCGTCACGTGGGTCTGATGTCGGTTGCCGGGGTGCAACGGCGCTGTGAGCCTATGGGGCTCTGGTGGGCGGCCGTTCCCCGACAAGACTGGCCTAGCCATCAACAGTTTCGCCAGCATCTCGAGAGCCGATGGGACAGCGCTTGGGGCGACCGTCGGCAGGAGCTCGTGTTCATCGGTGTTGATATGGACGAGACAGGCGTCCGCACCGCGTTGGACGACTGCCTGGCCAGCTCGGACCCGCGGGACTGGTCGGCTCTCGAAGATCCGTTTCCAACCTGGTAG
- a CDS encoding conserved hypothetical protein (KEGG: ret:RHE_CH01376 hypothetical protein) has protein sequence MSNELYADGIGEITITGTIVRIDLMSLSATDRDANNNPKPVFRQRIIMPVDAFANAVDLMQKALGGLVESGAVRRIGDMPAAAAADIQTVQAGASNASPNFN, from the coding sequence ATGAGCAACGAACTTTATGCAGATGGCATCGGCGAAATCACCATCACCGGAACGATCGTGCGCATCGACCTGATGTCGCTCTCGGCCACCGATCGTGACGCCAACAACAATCCGAAGCCGGTCTTCCGCCAGCGCATCATCATGCCGGTCGATGCCTTCGCCAATGCCGTCGATCTCATGCAGAAGGCGCTTGGCGGGTTGGTCGAGTCGGGTGCGGTCCGTCGCATCGGCGATATGCCAGCTGCGGCGGCTGCCGATATTCAGACGGTGCAGGCCGGCGCTTCGAACGCCTCGCCGAACTTCAACTGA
- a CDS encoding conserved hypothetical protein (KEGG: rec:RHECIAT_PC0000256 hypothetical protein), which produces MRNREYLSTAGGTPSVCHPPSVWTALVGTATVVSSSTQGSYGFANQDSATVQSSFSGTVTSSLISSGDTQSSSASSTAMPAPAGDSGAQDSFTKTASAATVFQTPSSTSQRTVLAPDPSEEAATLPAAPALTGVTTDADTGSAKTAAPVSSSSTLGATSLRLQASIASVSLEPSQDVSAETTAAPTALAAAAVSAAATPNKIALENLKQGNPISEWGLEGDGGGTIQGFATEISTNIGQTVDFKIATDSTHYRIDIYRIGYYGGAGARKVDSIEQSLTSAQIQPHPIVDMSLGLIDCGNWSVSASWEIPDDAVSGVYFAKLVREDGTEDASIIPFVVRDDASTSDIVFQTSDTTWQAYNAWGGASLYYGEVPVDPADMIGYLPPNCSCGLTAIGRASAVSYNRPIITNTSPIGGSHDFIFGVESSAIQWLEQNGYDVSYISGVDATRSGSLLLNHDAYLSVGHDEYWSAEQRANVEAARDAGVNLAFWSGNECYWKVRWESSIDGSGQAYRTMVCYKETWGTSTDPSSTSTGTWRDPRYTDPGQEPENSLTGTLFQVDSYRSDTITIPYDYSNLRFWRNTDVAELEEGETFNLVQNLLGYEWDSDVENGFRPDGLINLSLSSIAVSTYLRDYGTTVGDAQATHSLTMYRAESGALVFGAGTVFWSWGLNANHQGAETPTDPNVQQAMVNMFADMGIQPTTLDASLILATQSTDALKPTSSISSPIIGASFVEGQRVTITGTAQDFGGGIIAGVEISTDGGQHWFKATGRESWSYNWVVQASGTYTILSRAVDDSVNLEAPSAGKQVTVTLPGTQGLWTLAEKPAVETAIDRDPVELGLRFQATTAGSVQGIRFYKGFYNTGDHVVSLWSGDGTLLATGVSAGESLSGWQTVMFSSPIQIAAGTTYVASYHSNGFFSVTENYFNEPYASGALKAVDGGGVFAYSGTSTFPGQSPGGSNYWVDVVFGAGPNSQPVATDDGGLIIGHNGTLVISIAALVANDVDANGDALTITAVGNALNGTVALNTQTGAITFTPASNYSGPASFTYTLSDGRGGTDQGNVSLTVQPSPAGETLFTGSEGPTGGSFNDNTAMELGMKFVASANGTISGIRYYKAAGDTSVHTGSIWRADGTLVATVTFTNESLSGWQTATFSTPLQITAGATYVASYHTTGSYVATAGYFNTAHTNGSLTALAGTNGVYAVGSGSTFPTQSYQSSNYWVDVVFNQSTGNTVPVAANDNGYTTYANTALSITAANLLANDSDSDGDPLNITGANGAVNGTVTFNSQTNSVIFTPNSGYTGVASFSYSISDGHGGTASATVSLTVNSQPGGGTTSSLFTSADTSGAAAANDANSVELGVKFIASANGQITGLTYYKSAQDTGTHVGSLWTTSGQLLGQATFINETGSGWQTVSFTQPINVTAGVTYVASYHSNGFYSATANYFTTDFTSGALTAPASSVSGGNGVYAYGTGSLFPTASYNASNYWVDVLYQQGAQNSVPVATNDSGYSTNTGTPITIQASALLSNDSDADGDPLTITGVSGGVNGSVAYNAQAQTVTFTPTAAYSGPASFSYAISDGKGGTATAQVALIINNPAAGPEQNLFAANATPAIVSTNDNQQVNLGMKFQADTAGWITGIRFYKGVDNTGPHNGYLWTASGTLLGSVAFSNETASGWQTATLTQQVEVAADTTYVVSYSTNGNYSATGNYFSADVTNGDLRALSGSNGVYAYGSSGLFPSASYNSTNYYVDVAFRPQLAA; this is translated from the coding sequence GTGAGGAATCGCGAATATCTAAGTACTGCCGGCGGCACGCCGAGCGTCTGTCACCCACCCTCTGTCTGGACCGCATTGGTTGGAACTGCGACCGTGGTGTCTTCAAGCACTCAGGGTTCCTACGGCTTTGCCAATCAGGACAGCGCAACCGTCCAATCCTCTTTCTCAGGCACTGTCACATCTTCCCTGATTTCATCAGGCGACACGCAATCGTCCTCCGCATCGTCGACGGCGATGCCGGCGCCTGCGGGAGATAGCGGCGCGCAAGACAGTTTCACGAAGACGGCGTCCGCTGCGACGGTGTTCCAGACGCCTTCCTCGACATCGCAACGCACCGTGCTTGCCCCGGATCCGTCCGAGGAGGCTGCGACACTGCCCGCCGCTCCCGCGCTGACGGGCGTTACCACCGATGCCGACACCGGAAGCGCCAAGACCGCGGCGCCGGTCAGCTCTTCCAGCACTCTGGGCGCGACTTCGTTGCGCCTTCAGGCCTCGATAGCATCTGTCTCTCTGGAGCCCAGCCAGGACGTTTCTGCTGAGACGACCGCGGCCCCGACAGCATTGGCGGCAGCGGCGGTTTCGGCTGCGGCGACGCCCAACAAAATCGCGCTCGAAAACCTGAAACAGGGCAACCCGATCAGCGAGTGGGGTCTGGAGGGCGATGGCGGTGGCACCATTCAGGGTTTTGCCACCGAAATCAGCACGAATATCGGCCAGACGGTCGATTTCAAGATTGCCACCGATTCCACCCACTACCGCATCGATATTTACCGCATTGGCTATTACGGCGGAGCCGGCGCGCGCAAGGTTGACTCGATAGAGCAATCGCTGACATCGGCGCAGATCCAGCCGCACCCGATCGTCGACATGTCGCTCGGCCTCATCGATTGCGGCAACTGGTCGGTATCGGCGAGCTGGGAGATTCCCGACGACGCCGTTTCGGGCGTCTATTTCGCCAAGCTCGTGCGCGAGGATGGCACCGAGGATGCAAGCATCATCCCCTTCGTCGTGCGCGACGATGCCTCGACCAGCGATATCGTCTTCCAGACATCCGATACCACCTGGCAGGCCTATAATGCCTGGGGCGGCGCCAGCCTCTATTACGGCGAAGTCCCCGTCGATCCGGCCGACATGATCGGCTACCTGCCGCCGAACTGCAGCTGCGGGCTGACCGCGATCGGCCGCGCCTCGGCCGTCAGCTACAACCGCCCGATCATCACCAATACCAGCCCGATCGGCGGCTCGCATGATTTCATCTTCGGTGTCGAGTCTTCGGCGATCCAGTGGCTGGAGCAGAACGGCTACGATGTTTCCTATATCTCCGGCGTCGATGCGACGCGCAGCGGCAGCCTGCTGCTGAACCATGATGCCTATCTCTCCGTCGGTCATGACGAATACTGGTCGGCCGAACAGCGTGCCAATGTCGAGGCGGCCCGCGATGCGGGTGTGAACCTCGCCTTCTGGAGCGGCAACGAGTGCTACTGGAAGGTGCGCTGGGAAAGCAGTATCGACGGCAGCGGCCAGGCCTATCGCACCATGGTCTGTTACAAGGAGACCTGGGGCACGAGCACGGATCCGAGCAGTACCAGCACTGGCACCTGGCGTGATCCGCGCTATACCGATCCGGGGCAGGAGCCGGAGAATTCGCTGACCGGCACGTTGTTCCAGGTGGACAGCTACCGTTCCGATACGATCACCATCCCCTACGACTATTCGAACCTGCGCTTCTGGCGCAACACCGATGTCGCCGAGCTTGAGGAGGGCGAGACCTTCAATCTCGTGCAGAACCTGCTCGGCTACGAGTGGGATTCCGACGTCGAAAACGGCTTCCGGCCGGATGGCCTTATCAACCTGTCGCTCTCCTCGATCGCGGTCAGCACCTATCTGCGCGACTACGGCACGACGGTCGGCGATGCGCAGGCGACCCATAGCCTCACCATGTACCGGGCCGAAAGCGGCGCGCTCGTCTTCGGCGCCGGCACCGTCTTCTGGTCCTGGGGCCTGAACGCCAACCACCAGGGAGCGGAGACGCCGACCGATCCCAACGTGCAGCAGGCGATGGTCAACATGTTCGCGGACATGGGCATCCAGCCGACTACGCTCGATGCGAGCCTGATCCTCGCGACCCAATCGACCGACGCGTTGAAGCCCACCTCGTCGATCAGCTCGCCGATCATCGGTGCCAGCTTCGTCGAAGGGCAGCGCGTCACCATCACCGGCACGGCGCAGGATTTCGGCGGCGGCATCATTGCCGGTGTCGAGATCTCCACAGATGGCGGCCAGCACTGGTTCAAGGCCACCGGCCGCGAGAGCTGGAGCTATAACTGGGTCGTCCAGGCGAGCGGCACCTATACGATCCTGTCGCGCGCCGTCGACGACAGCGTCAATCTGGAGGCACCATCGGCCGGCAAGCAGGTTACTGTCACCCTGCCGGGCACACAGGGCCTGTGGACGCTGGCGGAAAAGCCTGCGGTGGAAACGGCAATCGATCGAGATCCGGTCGAGCTCGGCCTGCGCTTCCAGGCAACGACGGCAGGCTCGGTGCAGGGCATCCGCTTCTACAAGGGCTTCTACAATACCGGCGACCACGTCGTCAGCCTCTGGTCCGGCGACGGAACGCTGCTCGCAACAGGCGTGTCGGCGGGTGAATCGCTCTCCGGCTGGCAGACGGTGATGTTCTCCTCGCCGATCCAGATCGCCGCCGGCACGACCTATGTGGCCTCCTATCACAGCAACGGATTCTTCTCCGTCACCGAGAATTATTTCAACGAGCCCTATGCTAGCGGCGCGCTGAAGGCCGTCGATGGCGGCGGTGTCTTTGCCTATAGCGGCACCAGCACGTTCCCCGGCCAGAGCCCCGGCGGCTCCAACTATTGGGTGGACGTGGTCTTCGGTGCCGGCCCGAACAGCCAGCCGGTCGCAACCGACGACGGCGGGCTGATCATCGGCCATAACGGGACGCTTGTTATCTCGATTGCCGCACTCGTAGCAAATGATGTCGACGCCAATGGCGATGCGCTGACCATCACCGCCGTCGGCAATGCGCTGAACGGCACGGTTGCTCTCAACACGCAGACCGGAGCCATCACCTTCACGCCGGCTAGCAATTATTCGGGGCCGGCAAGCTTCACCTATACGCTGTCGGACGGCCGCGGTGGCACGGATCAGGGCAATGTCAGCCTCACGGTTCAGCCAAGTCCGGCCGGCGAGACGCTGTTTACCGGCAGTGAGGGACCGACCGGCGGCAGCTTTAACGACAATACGGCGATGGAACTCGGCATGAAGTTCGTCGCCTCCGCAAACGGCACGATCTCGGGCATCCGCTATTACAAGGCTGCCGGCGACACCAGCGTGCACACTGGCTCTATCTGGAGGGCCGACGGCACGCTCGTCGCCACGGTCACCTTCACCAACGAGTCGCTTTCCGGCTGGCAGACAGCAACCTTCTCCACGCCGCTTCAGATCACGGCGGGTGCGACCTATGTCGCCTCCTACCACACGACCGGCAGCTATGTGGCAACGGCAGGCTATTTCAACACGGCACATACCAACGGCTCGCTGACGGCGCTGGCCGGCACGAACGGCGTCTATGCCGTCGGATCGGGCTCAACCTTCCCGACCCAGAGCTACCAGTCGTCGAATTACTGGGTCGATGTCGTCTTCAACCAGTCGACGGGCAACACGGTGCCGGTTGCCGCCAACGACAACGGCTACACGACCTATGCCAACACGGCCCTGTCGATTACCGCGGCCAACCTGCTTGCCAACGACAGCGACAGCGATGGCGACCCGCTGAACATTACTGGCGCCAATGGCGCGGTCAACGGAACGGTGACCTTCAACAGCCAGACCAACTCGGTGATCTTCACGCCGAATTCGGGCTATACGGGCGTCGCAAGCTTCTCCTATTCGATCTCGGACGGCCATGGCGGCACGGCCTCGGCCACCGTCAGCCTCACTGTCAATTCGCAGCCCGGCGGCGGCACGACCTCGAGCTTGTTTACAAGCGCCGACACGTCGGGTGCAGCCGCCGCCAACGACGCCAACTCGGTCGAACTTGGCGTCAAGTTCATCGCTTCCGCCAACGGCCAGATCACGGGGCTCACCTATTACAAGAGCGCTCAGGATACCGGCACGCATGTCGGCTCGCTCTGGACCACGAGCGGCCAGCTCCTTGGCCAGGCAACCTTCATCAACGAGACGGGAAGCGGCTGGCAGACGGTCTCCTTCACGCAGCCGATCAATGTCACGGCCGGCGTCACCTATGTGGCGAGCTACCATTCGAACGGCTTCTATTCGGCAACCGCAAACTACTTCACGACGGACTTTACGAGCGGCGCGCTGACGGCGCCGGCAAGTTCGGTCAGCGGCGGCAACGGCGTCTATGCCTATGGCACGGGCAGCCTGTTCCCGACCGCCTCCTACAATGCCAGCAATTACTGGGTGGACGTGCTCTATCAGCAGGGCGCGCAGAATTCAGTTCCGGTCGCAACCAATGACAGCGGCTACTCGACAAATACGGGCACGCCGATCACCATCCAGGCGTCGGCGCTGCTTTCAAACGACAGCGATGCCGATGGCGATCCGCTCACGATCACTGGTGTCAGCGGCGGCGTCAACGGCTCGGTCGCATACAATGCCCAGGCCCAGACGGTGACCTTCACGCCGACCGCAGCCTATTCGGGACCGGCGAGCTTCAGCTACGCGATATCAGACGGCAAGGGCGGCACGGCCACGGCCCAGGTTGCGCTCATCATCAACAACCCGGCTGCAGGCCCGGAGCAGAATCTCTTTGCCGCCAATGCAACGCCTGCAATCGTCTCCACCAACGACAATCAGCAGGTCAATCTCGGCATGAAATTCCAGGCCGATACGGCAGGCTGGATCACCGGCATCCGCTTCTACAAGGGTGTCGACAATACAGGCCCGCATAACGGCTATCTCTGGACTGCTTCGGGCACGCTGCTCGGTAGCGTCGCCTTCAGCAACGAAACGGCAAGCGGCTGGCAGACCGCGACACTCACCCAGCAGGTCGAGGTCGCCGCGGATACGACCTATGTCGTTTCCTACAGCACCAACGGCAATTATTCGGCGACCGGCAATTACTTCAGCGCCGATGTGACGAATGGCGATCTCAGGGCGCTCAGCGGCAGTAACGGCGTCTATGCCTATGGGTCGAGCGGGTTGTTCCCGAGTGCCAGCTATAACAGCACAAACTACTATGTGGACGTAGCATTCAGACCGCAGCTCGCGGCGTAG
- a CDS encoding cobalamin synthesis protein P47K (PFAM: cobalamin synthesis protein P47K; cobalamin synthesis CobW domain protein~KEGG: ret:RHE_CH01375 P47K family cobalamin synthesis protein): MTSADNRLPVTVLAGFLGAGKTTVLNHVLHNREGRRVAVIVNDMSEVNIDADLVRDGGANLSRTDETLVELTNGCICCTLRDDLLSEVRRLASAGRFDYLLIEGTGIAEPLPVAATFSFRDESGAALCDVARLDTMVSVVDAVNLLADYASAEFLRDRGESRDGDDERRLVELLVEQIEFADVVVINKATEVTPVALAEVRRIVAALNPDARVIETGFGRLKLDAILNTGLFSEARAARHPLWHKELFGWGDHVPETEEYGISSFVYRSRRPFDPSRLRDFLDRKWRGLIRAKGHFWLATRPNEIGLLSIAGTQCRIDTKGFWWASVPKAHWPRHPQFRQLLDRHWDEVWGDRRQELVFIGAGFDEEAIRTALDDCLTGEETGFDPQTAAGLRDPFPAWQHAH, encoded by the coding sequence ATGACGAGTGCAGACAACAGACTTCCGGTCACGGTCCTTGCCGGGTTTCTCGGCGCCGGCAAGACGACGGTCCTCAATCATGTTCTGCACAATCGCGAGGGACGTCGAGTCGCCGTGATCGTCAACGACATGAGCGAGGTCAATATCGATGCCGATCTCGTCCGAGACGGCGGAGCCAACCTGTCGCGGACGGACGAGACGCTGGTGGAGCTCACCAATGGCTGCATCTGCTGCACTTTGCGCGACGATCTTCTGAGCGAGGTCCGCCGGCTCGCTAGCGCTGGCCGTTTCGACTATCTGCTGATCGAGGGCACCGGCATTGCCGAGCCTCTGCCGGTCGCAGCAACCTTCTCCTTCCGCGACGAGAGCGGCGCGGCACTCTGCGATGTCGCGCGGCTCGACACGATGGTTTCCGTCGTCGATGCGGTCAATCTGCTGGCCGATTATGCCAGCGCGGAATTCCTGAGGGATCGTGGCGAGAGCCGGGACGGAGATGACGAGCGTAGGCTCGTCGAGCTCCTTGTCGAGCAGATCGAATTTGCCGACGTCGTTGTCATCAACAAGGCCACGGAGGTGACGCCCGTAGCTCTTGCCGAGGTTCGCCGCATCGTAGCCGCACTCAATCCCGACGCCCGCGTCATCGAAACCGGCTTCGGCCGGCTAAAACTCGACGCTATCCTGAATACCGGCCTCTTCAGCGAAGCGAGAGCTGCCCGCCATCCGCTGTGGCACAAGGAACTCTTCGGTTGGGGCGATCATGTGCCGGAGACCGAGGAATACGGTATTTCGAGCTTCGTCTATCGCAGCCGCCGGCCGTTCGATCCCTCCAGGCTGCGGGATTTTCTCGACAGGAAATGGCGGGGCCTCATCCGCGCGAAGGGTCATTTCTGGCTGGCGACGAGGCCCAACGAGATCGGCCTGCTGTCGATTGCCGGCACCCAGTGCCGCATCGACACCAAGGGCTTCTGGTGGGCGTCGGTGCCGAAAGCACACTGGCCGCGCCATCCTCAATTCCGCCAGCTGCTCGACCGGCATTGGGACGAGGTCTGGGGCGACCGCCGCCAGGAACTGGTCTTCATCGGCGCCGGCTTCGACGAGGAAGCCATCCGCACCGCGCTCGACGACTGCCTGACCGGTGAGGAGACAGGCTTCGATCCGCAGACCGCCGCCGGGCTTCGGGACCCGTTTCCGGCGTGGCAGCACGCACATTGA